The region GCACCGACGAGGCGCGCGTCCGCGAGATGTGCGACCGTCTGCTGGCCAACCCGGTCATCGAGGACTACCGCATCGAGAAGGCAGAGCAGTGACCGTGCGGTTCGGCGTCGTCATCTTCCCGGGCTCCAACTGCGAGCAGGACGTCATCCACGCCGCGCGGCTGCTCGGATACGAGGCCGAGTACGTCTGGCACGGCGACACGGACCTCGCCGGGTTCGACGCGATCGTGCTGCCCGGCGGCTTCTCGTATGGCGACTACCTGCGCTGCGGCGCGGTCGCGCGCTTCTCGCCGGTGATGGCCGAGGTGGTCCGGTTCGCGGAAGCGGGCGGGCCGGTGCTCGGCATCTGCAACGGATTCCAGATACTCACCGAGGCACACCTGCTCCCCGGCGCGCTGCTGCGCAACGTCGGCCTGAAGTTCATCTGCCGCGAGGTGGCGCTGCGGGTCGAGGAGAGCCGCTGCGAGTGGTCCTCGCTGCCGGCCGGCACCGTCGTGCGCGTCCCGATCAACCACAACGAGGGCAACTTCATCTGCGACGCGGAGACGCTGCAGCGGCTGCGCGGCAACGGCCAGGTCGTGCTGCGCTACTGCGCCGAGGACGGCACGGTGGACCCGGACGGCGCGCCGAACGGCGCGCTCGACGCCATCGCCGGCATCTGCAACGAGCGCGGCAACGTGTTCGGGCTCATGCCGCACCCCGAGCGCGCGGTCGACCCCGTCACCGGCCGCACCGACGGCGCCCCGTTCTTCACCGCGATCGCCGAGCGGCTCGCCGCAGCGGCGGGGTAGCGTGCACGGCGA is a window of Actinomycetota bacterium DNA encoding:
- the purQ gene encoding phosphoribosylformylglycinamidine synthase subunit PurQ, encoding MRFGVVIFPGSNCEQDVIHAARLLGYEAEYVWHGDTDLAGFDAIVLPGGFSYGDYLRCGAVARFSPVMAEVVRFAEAGGPVLGICNGFQILTEAHLLPGALLRNVGLKFICREVALRVEESRCEWSSLPAGTVVRVPINHNEGNFICDAETLQRLRGNGQVVLRYCAEDGTVDPDGAPNGALDAIAGICNERGNVFGLMPHPERAVDPVTGRTDGAPFFTAIAERLAAAAG